One Bradyrhizobium sp. ISRA464 genomic window carries:
- the ggt gene encoding gamma-glutamyltransferase, translating into MSGNWRDRAATSFECQKQPATGSRGMVVSNHPLASAAGAEMLAAGGNAIDAAIATLFTLTVVEPMMVGIIGGGMAHIRLADGSHRFIDGQSTVPKAVRPDTYTSKPGSAHDVFDTVGNENLNGPKAVAVPGSLKAWCETLRRFGTMSLADVMQPAIKHAARGYAATPYLHECITDGAEEMLKDKPISAIYLPKGEPLKPGERVVQAEYAETLKYIADHGDNALYQGPLGDILVDYMKQNGGFIAREDLTTYKTVERAPIRCDYRGWEILGPPPPAASGVHITQMLNILEGYDIARLGFGSAETIHHLAEVLKIAFADREAASGDPAYINVPVERLTSKAYAEERRHAIDPDRAQAWGAGVSQFESAHTTHMTAADAMGNVVATTQTINNLFGAKILIPGLGTVPNNYMNLFDPRPGHALSLAAGKRVTTSMSPMMALRDGKLAYALGLPGGKRIFPSAMQALVNLIDHGMSLQEAVEAPRVWTEGNALEVEQAVPQAVRAALAAKGHKVQVVSTVAGGMNAIQFHSDGTMSGAACWRADGTPIGIAGGLARAGVRFALR; encoded by the coding sequence ATGAGCGGCAACTGGCGGGATCGCGCGGCAACGAGCTTCGAGTGCCAAAAGCAGCCGGCAACCGGCAGCCGCGGGATGGTGGTGAGCAACCATCCGCTGGCTTCAGCCGCCGGCGCCGAGATGCTCGCCGCCGGCGGCAACGCCATCGATGCCGCGATCGCGACCCTGTTCACGCTGACCGTCGTCGAGCCGATGATGGTCGGCATCATCGGCGGCGGGATGGCTCATATTCGCCTGGCCGACGGCAGTCACCGCTTCATCGACGGGCAGAGCACGGTGCCGAAAGCGGTGCGGCCGGACACCTACACCTCGAAGCCCGGTTCGGCGCATGACGTGTTCGACACTGTCGGCAACGAGAACCTCAACGGGCCGAAAGCGGTCGCCGTGCCGGGCTCGCTGAAGGCCTGGTGCGAAACGCTCCGCCGCTTCGGCACCATGAGCCTTGCCGACGTGATGCAGCCCGCGATCAAGCACGCCGCGCGCGGCTATGCGGCGACGCCTTATCTGCATGAATGCATCACCGACGGCGCCGAGGAGATGCTGAAGGACAAGCCGATCTCGGCGATCTATCTGCCAAAGGGTGAGCCGCTGAAGCCGGGCGAGCGCGTGGTGCAGGCGGAATATGCCGAGACGCTTAAATACATCGCCGACCATGGCGACAACGCGCTGTATCAAGGGCCGCTCGGCGACATCCTGGTCGACTATATGAAGCAGAACGGCGGCTTCATCGCGCGTGAGGATCTGACGACCTACAAGACGGTCGAGCGCGCGCCGATCCGCTGCGATTACCGCGGCTGGGAAATCCTGGGTCCGCCGCCGCCGGCCGCATCCGGCGTCCACATCACGCAGATGCTCAACATCCTCGAAGGTTATGACATCGCGCGCCTTGGCTTCGGCTCGGCCGAGACCATCCACCATCTCGCCGAGGTGCTGAAGATCGCTTTCGCCGATCGCGAGGCGGCAAGCGGCGATCCCGCCTACATCAACGTGCCCGTGGAGCGGCTGACCTCCAAGGCCTATGCCGAGGAGCGGCGCCATGCGATCGACCCCGACCGCGCGCAGGCCTGGGGCGCCGGCGTCTCGCAGTTCGAAAGCGCGCACACCACGCACATGACGGCCGCGGACGCGATGGGCAATGTGGTTGCGACCACCCAGACGATCAACAATCTGTTCGGCGCGAAGATCCTGATCCCGGGTCTCGGCACTGTGCCGAACAACTACATGAACCTGTTCGATCCGCGGCCGGGACATGCGCTGTCGCTGGCAGCGGGCAAGCGCGTCACCACCTCGATGTCGCCGATGATGGCGCTGCGCGACGGCAAGCTTGCCTATGCGCTCGGCCTGCCCGGTGGAAAGCGCATCTTCCCGAGCGCAATGCAAGCGCTGGTCAACCTGATCGATCACGGCATGAGCCTGCAGGAGGCGGTCGAGGCGCCGCGGGTCTGGACCGAAGGCAACGCGCTTGAGGTCGAGCAGGCGGTGCCGCAGGCCGTCCGCGCCGCGCTCGCGGCCAAGGGCCACAAGGTGCAGGTGGTGTCGACGGTCGCCGGCGGCATGAACGCGATCCAGTTTCACAGCGATGGCACGATGTCGGGCGCGGCCTGCTGGCGCGCCGACGGCACACCGATCGGCATTGCAGGCGGTCTCGCCCGCGCCGGCGTGCGGTTCGCGTTGCGGTAA
- the coaBC gene encoding bifunctional phosphopantothenoylcysteine decarboxylase/phosphopantothenate--cysteine ligase CoaBC: protein MASLTIRKLDDTLKAYLRLRSAKNGRSVEEEVRVILRELAEGRAGPAEAPLPVLAEGPTPALRATSAADEPRVTLIIGGGIAAYKALDLVRRLKERRIQVRCVLTKAAQQFVTPLAASALSHERVHTDLFDAESEFDAGHIRLARECDLIVVAPATADLIAKVAHGHADDLASAILLAANRPILIAPAMNPLMWNNPATRRNVLQLRRDGIHTVGPNAGEMAEAGEAGVGRMAEPTEIAAAADHMLRPPQPRPLAGKRVLITAGPTHEAIDPVRYIANRSSGKQGFAIAAAARAAGADVVLVSGPVELPDPAGVSVMRVESARDMLHRVEAALPVDVAIFAAAVADWRVANEGAQKLKKTSAGMPPLQLVENPDILATISKLKEKRPPLVIGFAAETEHLIENAKAKFARKGCDWIVANDVSPATGVMGGDRNTVHLLSRQGKDVTVDSWPVMTKEEVAAALVSRIARTVGATS, encoded by the coding sequence ATGGCCAGCCTAACCATCCGCAAACTCGACGACACGCTGAAAGCCTATCTGCGGCTGCGGTCCGCCAAGAACGGACGCTCGGTCGAGGAGGAGGTCCGGGTGATCCTCCGCGAGCTCGCGGAAGGCCGTGCGGGGCCCGCTGAAGCGCCTCTTCCAGTCCTTGCCGAAGGCCCCACTCCTGCCCTGCGGGCCACCAGCGCGGCTGACGAGCCCCGCGTCACCCTGATCATCGGCGGTGGGATCGCGGCCTACAAGGCGCTGGACCTGGTCCGGCGGCTGAAGGAGCGGCGTATCCAGGTGCGCTGCGTGCTGACCAAGGCGGCCCAGCAATTCGTCACCCCGCTCGCGGCGAGCGCGCTGTCGCATGAGCGCGTCCATACCGACCTGTTCGATGCCGAGAGCGAGTTCGACGCCGGCCACATCCGGCTGGCGCGGGAGTGCGATCTGATCGTGGTGGCGCCGGCGACCGCCGACCTGATCGCCAAGGTGGCGCATGGCCACGCCGACGATCTCGCCAGCGCCATCCTGCTCGCGGCCAACCGGCCGATTCTGATCGCGCCCGCGATGAACCCGCTGATGTGGAACAATCCGGCCACCCGCCGCAACGTGCTGCAACTCCGCCGCGATGGCATTCACACCGTCGGCCCCAATGCCGGCGAGATGGCGGAAGCCGGCGAGGCCGGCGTCGGGCGGATGGCCGAGCCGACCGAGATCGCCGCCGCCGCCGACCACATGCTGCGGCCGCCGCAGCCGCGCCCGCTCGCCGGCAAGCGCGTGCTGATCACGGCAGGTCCAACCCATGAAGCGATCGATCCGGTCCGCTACATCGCCAACCGCTCCTCCGGCAAACAGGGTTTTGCCATCGCCGCTGCCGCGCGGGCGGCCGGCGCCGACGTCGTGCTGGTCTCCGGTCCGGTCGAGCTGCCCGATCCGGCGGGCGTATCGGTGATGCGCGTGGAATCCGCGCGCGACATGCTGCACCGGGTCGAGGCGGCGCTGCCGGTCGACGTCGCGATCTTTGCCGCGGCGGTCGCCGACTGGCGGGTCGCCAATGAAGGTGCGCAGAAGCTGAAGAAGACCTCAGCCGGCATGCCCCCGCTGCAGCTGGTCGAGAACCCCGACATCCTCGCCACGATCTCGAAGCTGAAGGAGAAGCGGCCGCCGCTGGTGATCGGCTTCGCCGCCGAGACCGAGCACCTGATCGAGAACGCCAAGGCGAAGTTCGCGCGCAAGGGCTGCGACTGGATCGTCGCCAACGACGTTTCCCCCGCAACCGGCGTGATGGGCGGCGACCGCAATACCGTTCACCTGCTGTCGCGCCAGGGCAAGGACGTCACCGTCGACTCCTGGCCGGTCATGACCAAGGAAGAGGTCGCAGCCGCGCTGGTGTCGCGCATCGCAAGAACCGTGGGAGCGACATCGTGA
- the dut gene encoding dUTP diphosphatase gives MSAVIKVEVHQLPHGADLLLPTYQTADAAGLDLLAAVPQSAPLILLPGRYEMVPTGLTIALPPGFEAQVRPRSGLAAKHGVTVLNSPGTIDADYRGEINVILINHGQAAFSIRRGERIAQMVIAPVTRAELVPVAVLPATARGSGGFGSTGR, from the coding sequence GTGAGCGCCGTGATCAAGGTTGAGGTCCACCAGCTTCCGCATGGCGCGGACCTCCTGCTGCCGACCTATCAGACGGCCGACGCGGCCGGACTTGATCTGCTGGCGGCGGTGCCGCAGTCAGCGCCGCTCATCCTGCTGCCCGGACGATACGAGATGGTTCCGACCGGACTGACGATTGCACTGCCTCCGGGCTTCGAGGCGCAGGTGCGGCCGCGCTCCGGCCTCGCCGCCAAACACGGCGTCACCGTGCTGAATTCGCCCGGCACGATCGACGCCGACTATCGCGGCGAGATCAACGTGATCCTGATCAATCACGGCCAGGCGGCATTTTCGATCCGGCGCGGCGAACGCATCGCACAGATGGTGATCGCGCCCGTCACCCGGGCGGAACTGGTTCCAGTCGCCGTGCTGCCCGCAACCGCGCGCGGCAGCGGCGGATTCGGCTCGACCGGGCGCTAG
- the mutM gene encoding bifunctional DNA-formamidopyrimidine glycosylase/DNA-(apurinic or apyrimidinic site) lyase, translating into MPELPEVETVRRGLQPAMEGAKIIKAEARRKDLRFPFQKDFIARLEGQTVTGLGRRAKYLMADLTSGDVLLMHLGMSGSFRVLKGERAAKPGQFHHPRSEDRAHDHVVFHMSSGAAVVFNDPRRFGYMKIIARNGIEDEPLLKGLGPEPLGNEFDAAMLARSCHNKKTSLKAALLDQRVVAGLGNIYVCEALFRAHLSPRRLAATLATKKGEPTDHAGRLVDAIHSVLNQAIKAGGSSINDHRLTNGELGYFQHSFQVYDREGERCRTSGCDGIVRRFTQNGRSTFWCPKCQK; encoded by the coding sequence ATGCCGGAATTACCCGAAGTCGAGACCGTCCGCCGCGGCCTGCAACCGGCCATGGAAGGGGCAAAAATCATCAAGGCCGAAGCCCGCCGGAAGGATCTGCGGTTTCCCTTTCAAAAAGACTTCATCGCCCGGCTCGAAGGCCAGACCGTGACCGGGCTCGGCCGTCGCGCCAAATACCTCATGGCGGATCTGACCTCCGGCGATGTCCTGCTGATGCATCTCGGCATGTCGGGCTCATTCCGGGTGCTGAAGGGGGAGCGCGCGGCCAAGCCAGGGCAATTCCACCATCCGCGCAGCGAGGATCGTGCGCACGATCACGTCGTGTTCCACATGTCGTCGGGTGCGGCTGTCGTCTTCAACGATCCGCGCCGTTTCGGTTACATGAAGATCATCGCCCGCAACGGGATCGAGGATGAGCCGCTGCTCAAGGGGCTCGGTCCCGAACCGCTCGGCAATGAGTTCGACGCCGCCATGCTGGCGCGCTCCTGCCACAACAAGAAGACGAGCCTGAAGGCGGCGCTGCTCGACCAGCGTGTGGTGGCGGGACTTGGCAACATCTATGTCTGCGAGGCGCTGTTTCGCGCGCACCTGTCGCCGCGGCGCTTGGCCGCGACGCTCGCAACCAAGAAGGGCGAGCCCACCGACCATGCCGGGCGGCTGGTCGACGCGATCCATTCGGTGCTCAACCAGGCGATCAAGGCCGGCGGCTCCTCGATCAACGATCATCGGCTGACCAATGGCGAACTCGGATATTTCCAGCACTCATTCCAGGTCTACGATCGCGAAGGCGAGAGGTGCCGCACGTCGGGCTGCGACGGCATCGTCAGGCGCTTCACCCAGAACGGCCGTTCGACGTTCTGGTGCCCGAAGTGTCAGAAATAG
- the moeB gene encoding molybdopterin-synthase adenylyltransferase MoeB, which translates to MLSAEELERYARHIVLREVGGPGQNALKQASVLVIGAGGLGAPALMYLAAAGVGKLGVVDDDIVSLSNLQRQIIHATSDVGKRKVDSAAAQIHALNPHVTFDTHAVRLDAGNAMALLANYDLVLDGSDNFETRYLVSDACFLARKPLITAALGQFDGSLTTIRAHEKNADGELNPTYRCLFPEPPPSGTVPACAEAGVMGALAGILGSMMALEAIREIVGFGESLVGRLLMVDARAMRFETLRYARDPQNPLNGDAPTITDLSGHL; encoded by the coding sequence ATGCTGAGTGCCGAAGAACTCGAACGCTATGCCCGCCACATCGTGTTGCGCGAGGTGGGCGGCCCCGGTCAGAACGCGCTGAAGCAAGCCTCCGTGCTCGTGATTGGTGCGGGCGGTCTCGGGGCGCCGGCGCTGATGTATCTGGCGGCGGCTGGAGTTGGCAAGCTCGGCGTGGTCGATGACGACATCGTGTCGCTCTCCAACCTGCAGCGCCAGATCATCCATGCGACATCGGATGTGGGCAAGCGCAAGGTCGACAGCGCGGCGGCACAGATCCATGCGCTCAATCCGCATGTGACGTTCGATACGCATGCCGTGCGCCTCGACGCCGGAAATGCGATGGCGCTGCTTGCGAATTACGATCTCGTGCTCGACGGCTCCGACAATTTCGAAACCCGCTATCTGGTCTCCGACGCCTGCTTTCTCGCGCGCAAGCCGCTGATCACGGCGGCGCTGGGCCAATTCGACGGCTCGCTGACCACGATCCGCGCGCATGAGAAGAACGCGGACGGCGAATTGAACCCGACCTATCGCTGCCTGTTTCCGGAGCCGCCGCCGTCGGGCACGGTGCCGGCCTGCGCCGAAGCCGGCGTGATGGGCGCACTCGCCGGTATCCTGGGTTCGATGATGGCGCTGGAGGCGATCCGCGAGATCGTGGGCTTCGGCGAAAGCCTGGTCGGACGGCTCCTGATGGTGGATGCGCGCGCCATGCGGTTCGAAACCCTGCGCTACGCGCGTGATCCGCAGAACCCGCTCAATGGTGATGCGCCCACCATCACTGATTTGAGCGGGCATCTCTGA
- the ubiB gene encoding 2-polyprenylphenol 6-hydroxylase, which translates to MISALTHITRLARAGFVFAREGVFGVVDPSLVPPPGQLALKLARLIERRTAKSGPRLSRALTRLGPAYLKLGQFLATRPDVVGVVMARDLESLQDRLPPFSQEEAEAVIAQSLERPLSQVFASLGPAVAAASIAQVHRGEVERNGVRRQVAVKVLRPNVAARFRRDLSDFFFVARNAEAHSAEARRLRLIEVINTMSRSVAIEMDLRLEAAALSEMAENTNDDPDFRVPAVDWDRTTHNVLTMEWIDGIALNDHARLEQAKVDLPDLGRKVIQSFLRHALRDGFFHADMHPGNLFLDDTGRLVAVDFGIMGRLGLKERRFLAEILLGFITRDYRRVAEVHFEAGYVPGHHSVENFAQAIRAIGEPIHNRTAEEISMAKLLTLLLEVTGLFDMQTRPELILLQKTMVVVEGVARGFDPKLDIWKIADPVVREWITQNLGPIGRIQNAMSGAGELGRVIANLPSIASRAMTVLEQLETMTREGHMLSSDTIDEMARAEARKERLQTVGLWVIALALIGIFFAIRGS; encoded by the coding sequence GTGATCTCTGCACTGACTCACATCACGCGCCTCGCCCGCGCCGGTTTCGTGTTTGCGCGCGAGGGCGTGTTCGGCGTCGTCGATCCCTCGCTGGTGCCGCCCCCCGGACAGCTTGCGCTGAAGCTGGCCCGGCTGATCGAACGCCGCACCGCCAAATCCGGCCCGCGGCTGTCCCGCGCGCTGACGCGGCTCGGGCCCGCCTACCTCAAGCTCGGGCAATTCCTCGCCACCCGACCCGACGTGGTCGGCGTCGTCATGGCGCGCGATCTCGAAAGCCTGCAAGACCGGCTGCCGCCGTTCTCGCAAGAGGAGGCCGAGGCCGTGATCGCGCAATCGCTGGAACGGCCGCTGTCGCAGGTCTTTGCCAGCCTGGGGCCCGCGGTCGCCGCCGCCTCGATCGCGCAGGTGCATCGTGGCGAGGTCGAGCGCAACGGCGTACGGCGCCAGGTGGCAGTCAAGGTGCTCCGGCCGAACGTCGCCGCACGCTTCCGCCGTGACTTGAGCGATTTCTTCTTCGTCGCGCGCAATGCCGAGGCGCATTCGGCCGAAGCGCGGCGGCTGCGGCTGATCGAGGTCATCAACACGATGTCGCGCTCGGTCGCGATAGAGATGGACCTGCGGCTGGAAGCGGCCGCGCTGTCCGAGATGGCGGAGAACACCAACGACGATCCGGATTTCCGCGTGCCGGCGGTCGACTGGGACCGCACCACCCACAACGTTCTGACGATGGAGTGGATCGACGGCATCGCGCTGAACGACCATGCGCGGCTCGAGCAGGCCAAGGTCGACCTGCCCGATCTCGGCCGCAAGGTGATCCAGAGCTTCCTCCGCCACGCGCTGCGCGACGGCTTCTTCCACGCCGACATGCATCCCGGCAATCTGTTCCTCGACGACACCGGCCGCCTGGTTGCGGTGGATTTCGGCATCATGGGGCGGCTCGGGCTGAAGGAGCGGCGCTTCCTCGCCGAGATCCTGCTCGGCTTCATCACCCGCGACTACCGCCGCGTGGCGGAGGTGCATTTCGAGGCGGGCTACGTACCGGGGCACCATTCGGTGGAAAATTTCGCGCAGGCGATTCGCGCGATCGGCGAACCGATCCACAACCGCACCGCCGAGGAAATCTCGATGGCGAAGCTGTTGACGCTGCTGCTCGAGGTGACCGGCCTGTTCGACATGCAGACGCGGCCCGAACTGATCCTGCTGCAGAAGACCATGGTGGTGGTCGAGGGCGTGGCGCGCGGCTTCGATCCGAAGCTCGACATCTGGAAGATCGCCGACCCCGTGGTGCGCGAATGGATCACGCAGAATCTCGGTCCGATCGGCCGCATCCAGAACGCGATGTCCGGCGCAGGCGAGCTCGGCCGCGTCATAGCCAACCTCCCTTCAATCGCCAGCCGCGCCATGACGGTGCTCGAGCAGCTGGAGACCATGACCCGGGAGGGCCATATGCTGTCATCGGACACCATCGACGAAATGGCCCGCGCCGAGGCCCGCAAAGAGCGGTTGCAGACCGTCGGGCTTTGGGTCATTGCCCTCGCCCTCATCGGAATTTTTTTCGCCATCCGAGGATCATGA
- a CDS encoding serine protease: MRSVLSATLMVVALGTAHAQMTPPSTVGTKPKPVTTVPIRPPLQKPEDTANAMTQAERLALQSDLAWVGQYNGAITGDVSERMVNAIKEFQKNRGGKPTGALNPQERGVLADTARRRQENVGWKIVTEPATGARLGIPAKLVPQLTSDASGTKWTSPTGTIQALLTRRKEANPTTAKLAEREKREPAGRTVDYTVVKPDFFVLSGMQGLKKFYLRGTFRGDEVRILTILYDQATENTVEPVVIAMSSAFNAFPAGVQIGPPPRKTVEYSTGVVVSDDGAIVADRVATDECIALTIPGYGNADRVAEDKERDLALLRIYGARGLKPLDIAGNATKTALDITGIADPQNQGGGAAVTSVKASVAQLGGGGDAALSPAPAIGFSGAAALDGDGKFAGIALLKPVLIAGPANATPPAQAALVPADTVRGFLKAHGVTVSGGSTDAKAAVVRVICVRK; the protein is encoded by the coding sequence ATGAGATCGGTGCTTTCGGCAACATTGATGGTCGTGGCCCTGGGCACGGCGCACGCCCAGATGACGCCGCCATCGACGGTCGGCACCAAGCCAAAGCCCGTGACGACGGTGCCGATCCGGCCCCCGCTGCAGAAGCCGGAAGATACCGCGAATGCAATGACGCAGGCCGAACGGCTGGCGCTGCAATCGGACCTCGCCTGGGTCGGCCAATATAACGGCGCCATCACCGGCGATGTCAGCGAGCGCATGGTCAACGCGATCAAGGAATTCCAGAAGAACCGCGGCGGCAAGCCCACCGGCGCGCTGAACCCGCAGGAGCGCGGCGTGCTCGCCGACACCGCGCGGAGGCGGCAGGAGAATGTCGGCTGGAAGATCGTCACTGAGCCCGCCACCGGCGCGCGGCTCGGCATTCCCGCCAAGCTGGTGCCTCAACTGACCAGCGATGCCTCGGGCACCAAATGGACCTCGCCGACCGGCACGATCCAGGCGCTGCTGACGCGGCGCAAGGAGGCCAACCCGACCACTGCAAAGCTCGCCGAGCGGGAAAAGCGGGAGCCCGCCGGCCGCACCGTCGACTACACCGTGGTGAAGCCCGACTTCTTCGTGCTGTCGGGCATGCAGGGGCTAAAGAAGTTCTATCTGCGCGGCACCTTCAGGGGTGACGAGGTCCGCATCCTCACCATCCTCTACGACCAGGCGACCGAAAATACCGTGGAGCCGGTGGTGATCGCGATGTCGAGCGCGTTCAACGCGTTTCCTGCCGGCGTGCAGATCGGACCACCGCCGCGCAAGACCGTGGAATACAGCACCGGCGTCGTGGTCAGCGACGACGGTGCAATCGTCGCGGACCGCGTGGCGACCGATGAATGCATCGCGCTGACGATCCCGGGTTACGGCAATGCCGATCGGGTCGCCGAGGACAAGGAGCGCGATCTGGCCCTGCTGCGCATTTATGGCGCACGCGGTTTGAAGCCGCTCGATATCGCAGGCAATGCGACGAAGACGGCGCTCGACATCACTGGCATCGCCGATCCGCAGAATCAGGGAGGCGGTGCGGCGGTCACCAGTGTGAAGGCATCGGTGGCGCAGCTCGGCGGCGGGGGCGATGCGGCCTTGTCGCCGGCGCCGGCCATCGGCTTCTCCGGCGCGGCCGCACTCGACGGCGACGGCAAATTTGCCGGCATCGCGTTGCTAAAGCCGGTGCTGATTGCCGGCCCCGCCAACGCGACGCCTCCGGCACAAGCCGCATTGGTGCCGGCAGATACGGTGCGCGGCTTCCTGAAAGCCCATGGCGTGACGGTGTCAGGCGGATCGACGGATGCCAAGGCCGCCGTCGTCCGCGTGATCTGCGTCAGGAAATAA
- the ubiE gene encoding bifunctional demethylmenaquinone methyltransferase/2-methoxy-6-polyprenyl-1,4-benzoquinol methylase UbiE, translating to MDRPDQTTHFGFRDVPLGEKQMLVNDVFHSVAQRYDLMNDLMSAGMHRVWKDIMITTLNPPKGDRPFALLDVAGGTGDIAFRAAKEAGAGFRATVCDINGDMLAVGRERAARQHLDDRVSFVEGNAETLAFADRSFDAYTIAFGIRNVPRIDLALREAYRVLRPGSRFLCLEFSTVDVPGLDRLYDLFSFKVIPPLGRAVTGDAESYQYLVESIRKFPRPTAFAEMIGAAGFSRVKWQSLSGGIVALHSGWRL from the coding sequence ATGGATCGGCCGGATCAAACCACCCATTTCGGCTTCAGGGACGTCCCCCTGGGCGAAAAGCAGATGCTGGTGAACGATGTGTTTCACAGCGTCGCGCAGCGCTACGACTTGATGAACGATCTGATGTCGGCAGGCATGCACCGGGTCTGGAAGGACATCATGATCACGACGCTCAATCCGCCGAAGGGCGACAGGCCGTTCGCGCTGCTCGACGTCGCCGGCGGCACCGGCGATATCGCATTCCGCGCCGCCAAGGAGGCGGGCGCGGGTTTCCGTGCGACCGTCTGCGACATCAATGGCGACATGCTGGCCGTGGGCCGCGAGCGCGCCGCCAGGCAACATCTCGACGACCGCGTGTCGTTCGTCGAAGGCAATGCTGAAACGCTGGCATTCGCCGACCGTTCGTTCGACGCCTACACGATCGCGTTCGGCATCCGCAACGTGCCGCGAATCGACCTCGCCCTGCGCGAAGCCTATCGCGTGCTCCGGCCCGGGAGCCGCTTCCTGTGCCTGGAATTCTCCACCGTGGACGTCCCGGGTCTCGACCGGCTTTATGACCTGTTTTCCTTCAAGGTAATCCCACCGCTTGGCCGCGCCGTCACCGGCGACGCCGAATCCTATCAATATCTCGTCGAGTCGATCCGCAAATTCCCGCGACCGACTGCGTTCGCCGAGATGATCGGCGCAGCCGGCTTTTCGCGCGTGAAGTGGCAGAGTCTCTCCGGCGGCATCGTGGCGTTGCATTCGGGCTGGCGTTTGTGA